One segment of Solanum stenotomum isolate F172 chromosome 1, ASM1918654v1, whole genome shotgun sequence DNA contains the following:
- the LOC125857097 gene encoding uncharacterized protein LOC125857097, which translates to MAKVLQKVESTDVGVKEMIASLNQRKNGSLPSDTIQNPKKDGHCMAIATRSGKVLTDPMFAGTKHEHVLEQAGKDDHETVQVDDLEEVQHKSQPARGKEKEVKENLPLQQIPKPPPPFPQRLRKKVEDGKFTKFITMLKQLSINIPLVEALEQMPGYAKFMRICAIATRSLVQKKEDPGAFTILCTIGSISFAKALCDLGANINLMPLAIYKKLGLGVP; encoded by the exons ATGGCTAAAGTACTCCAGAAGGTTGAATCAACTGATGTAGGGGTAAAAGAAATGATAG CCTCACTGAATCAGAGGAAGAATGGATCATTACCAAGTGACACCATTCAGAATCCCAAGAAGGATGGGCACTGCATGGCCATCGCCACCAGGAGTGGTAAAGTTCTTACTGACCCTATGTTTGCAGGTACCAAACATGAACATGTCTTGGAGCAAGCTGGCAAAGATGATCATGAAACTGTACAAGTAGATGACTTAGAGGAGGTTCAACATAAATCACAACCCGCgagaggaaaagagaaagaggtCAAGGAAAACCTTCCTTTACAGCAGATTCCCAAACCACCTCCCCCTTTCCCTCAGAGGCTTAGAAAGAAAGTTGAAGATGGGAAGTTTACAAAATTCATTACCAtgttgaagcaactttcaataaaCATTCCACTGGTGGAAGCTCTGGAGCAGATGCCAGGATATGCCAAGTTCATGAGGATATG CGCCATTGCTACTAGATCTTTGGTTCAGAAAAAGGAAGACCCAGGTGCATTCACTATTCTATGCACCATCGGGTCAATCAGCTTTGCAAAAGCGTTGTGTGATCTAGGAGCCAACATCAACTTAATGCCACTAGCCATATATAAGAAACTGGGATTGGGAGTTCCATGA